In Aquipuribacter hungaricus, the genomic stretch TGCGGGTGGGCGTCGACGGGGTCGACGGAGCCGGTAAGACCGTCTTCGCCGATGACCTCGCCGAGGTCCTCCGCTCGAGGGGTCGGACGGTCGTCCGTGTCGGCGCCGACGCCTTCCTGCACCCGCGTGCAGTCCGCTACCGCCGAGGACGCGACTCGCCAGAAGGGTTCTGGCTCGACAGCTACGACTACGTCGCCTTGCGCAGACGGGTCCTGGACCCGCTGGGGCCGGACGGCTCGCGCCGGTACCAGACCGCCAGCCTCGAGCTGCGCACCGACCAGGCGAGCGACCCGCCGGTCCTGACGGCCGCGCCCGGTTCTGTGCTGGTGCTGGACGGCCTGTTCCTCCACCGAGACGAGCTGGTCGACGTCTGGGACGTGTCGGTCTTCCTCCAGGTGCCCTTCGAGGTCTCTGCGGCGCGCATGGCCTCCCGCGACGGCAGCCACCCAGACCCAGCCCATCCCAGCCTGG encodes the following:
- a CDS encoding uridine kinase, with the translated sequence RVGVDGVDGAGKTVFADDLAEVLRSRGRTVVRVGADAFLHPRAVRYRRGRDSPEGFWLDSYDYVALRRRVLDPLGPDGSRRYQTASLELRTDQASDPPVLTAAPGSVLVLDGLFLHRDELVDVWDVSVFLQVPFEVSAARMASRDGSHPDPAHPSLARYVQGQRLYLTTAQPEQRAHVVVDATDLDAPVIASHR